The region GTCTAACactaatttatcaatttaaGATTTTGTAAATCAGCACTTGTTTCGTAACTCAATTTGGGTCTCCTCTTTTAGGTATTGGTTTAAAACAGTCTTTAAATCATAGAAATTGGTGCTAGTTTAATTGATGGCTCAAATCCTATATTTCCCTGCATTCCTTCACAACCAATCATACAAGATTCATTATACAATTTTCATACCAAAATCAACCATACAATTAATGATCATTACCGAACTCAATCAATCTCTATCAAACTCACTCACACAAGCAATAcaaactagcttcccttacttgacCAAACTGCACAAACAACCCTAAGACAACTCAACATATTTAGCTCCAcaagatgctctatctacataGACATATCACAAAGGTGATCAAAACAAACCTTTATGATCATTGATCAAAGAGTCATAATGATGACTTAAATGACACATACAACCAAAAGAAAGACTGCATACAAGGTAAAATAGTGAAAACCGACATAAAAACAAACACAAGTTCAACTTACAAGATTGAAATAATTGAtcagacaaaaaagaaaatgctCTCCAAAAGAATCATCTTAGCACCTCCGATCTTAAAACACAttcataaaagtaaaaaaaaatataattttattattaataattttttattgtgtaattatatgaattaaaaaataattagcaagtgaaaaataattgtttcatattttaaataattatttaaatttagagaaGGGATTACTAAAaaggtaaatttgaaaaaatttgtgTACATTAAATAATGAATCCTTCTATTAATAGTAAGTAtacatacaaaattaattataaggtaattttttttttctaaatttacaTGAAGATTTCTTAATTACACTAAAATCAAGTTTAATCTTTTCTGATAAACCAAGCACTGTCTTTCATTTCCTGTAAAACATACCCTAACCAGCAATTGTGTTACATTGTATCAGTGATTCCGCAAAAACCTAAGAAGGGAGAAATAATGAGTAACGTGATCGAGAAATTTGGCGTTAAGATTGTAAGGAACCCTCCTGAAGAGAACCTCACTGAACTTGGTGTTAGGAAATGGACAAAGTATGCATCTTCTTCTCACTTTTACCCTAAATTTCTCGTATTTATTCTTTGATATTCTTCAGCATTGAATACCAAAGGATtgtgtttgattttatttatgatgCTTTCTATGTAATGAATCTAATTTTTCTGAcatgagaaaattttaaatttcactatTAAGGTCTGGAAATATGTATTTTGGACTAATTTCTTCAAGGCCTTTCGTTAATTTGAGCCTTTTTCTTAACATGTTTTGATGGATTTGAAACTGTGTAGCAGATGGTTTAATCTGAATGGATGTGTGGATGGTTTGGATCGTTTATTATTCAAATGCAACCTGATTTAGGCATTGATAAACCTTCCGATAAACATTAATAAGATATGAAAATACAAAAGgaagattgaattaaacttttttcaaagggaaaaaattacttttagagaagttaattgagatttttttactGTATTGTGCAAATGTGTCAATATAGAgacaacaaaaaatatcataGTGATGCCTGACAAAGCTAACTGAGTATCCTTGAAATCTGCGATGGTTAGCTCTAGATCAGTGATGAAATTGACAGTGACATATTTAATTGTGTTGCATTTTTGACTCCTTTTATGATTGCTATCTACTTTCACAGtgatttttctatatttttaggCACAGGATAAATGATTGATATTTGCTAGTTAGTAAGTTTTCTATTACCCTATTAGGTGTTTCATAGTTAATGTTAGTAATGATGTATTCATAGTTGTTGGCCAGCtctagtttgaaaaaaaaaaatcaaacatattcAGATCTTTCTGCTACACATTTTCTCTCACGATGTTAAACGGAATGAGGGAACAGAGGACCACTAACTGCTAAACAATGTCACATACCATGTTCAGAGATATGAAACCCTTATGTTAATCATGTGCTTTGAATTTGTGGTTTGGTGGATCAAAATCCTTGGTGAAAGGTATATATTTACCAAAAATCTACTGCAGAAACGAGGTTCAATAAATGATGCTCAACTTGTACCTGGAATTCATTCATTACTTTGTCATTATCATGGATGACATTGTAAATTTGAGACCACTAATCCAGATTGGTGAACAAACATGTGAAGAATGTGCGCATGTTTTTGTCTGATTTATAAATTCTTTCTGTTTGCTTTCTGCGAGGCACACTCTGCTTGCAGTTATGCACTCAAATGTAATCACTTATTAATATTTGTCTTGGTTAGTTTCAACCATAAACTTACATTGAGACATGTATTTTTCACTGGAAAGTACATGAATTGATTTTCCAATGAAAAATCAAACGGGCCTGGAACTTTGAAGACGAAGCAGTTACATTTTCTTGAATTATATGTCTGTTCTTCTTTTATGAAGTTCTTTCTCTCTGTGACTTGCATTCTGATGTATAACAGATGGAATTGCCCTCCGAGCAAATTCGGATGGACATATGGAAATAAGGAGACTTGCTATATCTTGGAAGGAAAAGTGAAGATTAGCCTATATGGGAAAGAGGAGTCAGTGGAAATTGCTGCTGGTGATTTGGTTGTGTTTCCAAAAGGGTTGACTTGCACTTGGGATGTATTAGTTGCTGTTGACAAGCACTATAACTGTGGATGAATCTACAAGTTCATATTCATAGAGAATGAGACAATAGGACACATTCATGAATAAATGGCTGTGCTGTGGTTTTGAATGAAATAAGAACTTTGAAGAAGTGTATTTCAGTTTCTTTGGTACTCgtttttcttgtttgatttttCCCATTTGCccttaaaaataattcataaaattttttaattgttgaaCTAACTGAATAATAATATGACATAATTCTTctgataattataattttagaattttaaaattaatattaaacgCATACCATCTTCCCATTACAAAACTACTGAATCTTTTATTTAAGATTTgttgtcaagaaaataaaaacaaaaagggtAATACTTCCTCTTTACAAGAAccattttctcatttatttataacattcgTCTATAATAGAATAatgcatttattattttttttgctaaaatattttttaaacatataagTACTGGTAGATAACAAAATTTCTCTTAATTACTTTGCTTTCAAATGTGTAAGCACAATTTTAGAACAACAAATACAAAAGCactacaaaatttgtttatttttaactaatttaaataattttttttttctaaagatgttaaattgttaaaaaggGTGTTATAAACAAGGACACATAGAGTAAAGTAATATCTAACATTAATGAACAGAAGTAGTAGTTTGGTACTTCTTATTCCTTAATCAGGAGGTTTATGATTagataatagtaatatataaagtaatatatatttgacattacgatgaaaaaaatatcaatatttataaaatttataataataaaatagtgtaatattaaaggaaaaattattaaaaagaaaaataagttatgaaaaatatatgaattgtatatttgaattaaactttaaaaatagtCTAAAAGATTTGAATTCAATAAGATATTGACTTAAATTAATTGAACTAAACTCAAGTgaattaaaaattcataaactgTTTAAATGACCAGTGACTTAAAACTTTatgaatgatttaaattattataagagGAAATCTAATGTTGAAGTATAttcttcaataaatttaaaaatcaccttaataaatcaattcaacgtaatttttattttaaacaatttgaTTTTTGTATGTATCTCAATTAAGTTCAAATATTTTTGAAGATTCATCATAGCACTAGTTTTACGCTGTCATCTCATTAGAAATCTTCATATGAGTTAGTTAATTTTtccattaataattttttaaaaatatattaaagtgtttcaattgtttttaaagaatgctctaaactaataaaattaattttataagtgaAAGAAACTTTCTGATCGAAATATCACTTTGGCGTGCCACATGTGCTCTGTTTCGCGCACGTCTCAGAAACAGAGAAGAAGCGGCGAAAGACTGAGGTATGGCTATTCATCTTTCTTCATACCCATGATTGGAACTAAGAAACGGCAGCGTTTTGATCGTGGATTAAATTCGAAAGTTcttgaagtaaagaaaaatataaactttgcAAGTATAAGCCTGTAAGATGTTTGTAAAAAGGCCATTGTGGGGAAAATAGTTGtgttggtttggtttggtttggtttgggtTTACAATTCTTAGAAGTGAGAACCAAAGGTTGTATGCTGTTcgttttttcagtttttttttaaaaattggacATACCACCTCCGTGGGAACAATGGTAAGGTTCTATCTCTTCTGGTAACATTTAACAGTTCCCCGATTAATTTATGAACGTCCCAGAAGTTTAGGAACATGAATTAGCACTAATCAGTTTCTGTGCTCAggcaaaatttaaaaatccaaGCTCTCATCTTCTGTCACCAGCATCAGTTGCTCCGCtaaatctatattatttttccCTGTCTTCTTCCTGTGTTGATTCATTGCTGCAAATACAGCTTTGTTTGATTCCAAAGCCCATCTTGTTCTAGTTTGCAGTGAACTACAGGAACAGAGAACAGACATACATGGGGTTGCCGCTACTTTCTTCTGCGTTATGGGATCCTTCTCATAGCTGTGAGTTACGCTTTgctcttaatttaattttattatattttgcttttaacaatattttggATACAATCCAAAAAGGGAAACAACAACAACTTTATCTTgttttaatgtgattttttatttgcagGTTTTTCCCCCAATGTGAAGCTTATCTGGCCCCATCTATCTTCTAAGTCATATTGTCTTGGGTTGAAGGTTGCATTTGCTTTTCtcccatttatttttatttaataatatacacATTTCTAGAATTGTATTGGTTCATTCCTCAAATGGAATTACGTGTACAAGCCTTGGGGAAGCAACTGCTAAAGGAAAAAATAAGCGTCACATTAA is a window of Vigna unguiculata cultivar IT97K-499-35 chromosome 4, ASM411807v1, whole genome shotgun sequence DNA encoding:
- the LOC114182303 gene encoding uncharacterized protein LOC114182303 — its product is MSNVIEKFGVKIVRNPPEENLTELGVRKWTKWNCPPSKFGWTYGNKETCYILEGKVKISLYGKEESVEIAAGDLVVFPKGLTCTWDVLVAVDKHYNCG